A genomic region of Ammospiza nelsoni isolate bAmmNel1 chromosome 3, bAmmNel1.pri, whole genome shotgun sequence contains the following coding sequences:
- the LOC132071559 gene encoding pantetheinase-like — translation MLPSQALLPAVLFALAALRALASDTFLAAVYEHAVILPQPTQEPVPASDALALMNRNMDVLEGAIKEAAQQGAHIIVTPEDGIYGWRFTRESIYPYLEDIPDPAVNWIPCTDPSRFGPAPVQERLSCMARNNSIYVVANIGDKKPCDSSDPSCPRDGRYHYNTDVVFDAQGKLVARYHKYNLFLGENQFNYPKEPEAVTFETPFGKFGIFTCFDILFYEPAVVLVNKMQVDTVLFPTAWMNVLPFLTAIEFHSAWAMGMGVNVLAANTHNTSMEMTGSGIYAPTGARTYSYNMKTEEGHLLIAELDAHPRLSSASPPTVSWNSYALSVERFSHNGHEFTGIIFEDPFTFTELTKPGGNVTVCQKDLCCHLSYKMAEKRDEEVYVLGAFDGLHVFEGQYYLQICTLLKCPSTNLSTCGQPVEMAQTKFDVFSLSGTFGTSHVFPEVLYSGVQLAPGEFEVLADGRLINRNATSKPVLSVTLFGRWYEKDPPSIKLQHDFTADPSSFHLLISVTLISHK, via the exons ATGCTCCCTTCCCAGGCTCTCCTGCCCGCTGTGCTGTTTGCACTCGCAGCCCTTCGGGCCCTCGCCTCCGACACCTTCCTGGCAGCCGTCTACGAGCACGCCGTCATCCTGCCACAGCCCACCCAGGAGCCCGTCCCTGCCAGCGATGCTTTGGCCCTGATGAACAGAAACATGGATGTCTTGGAAGGGGCCATCAAGGAAGCTGCCCAGCAG GGTGCCCACATCATTGTGACTCCTGAAGACGGCATCTATGGCTGGCGATTCACAAGAGAATCCATCTACCCCTACCTGGAGGATATCCCTGATCCAGCGGTGAATTGGATTCCCTGCACTGACCCCTCAAG ATTTGGTCCAGCACCAGTGCAGGAACGACTCAGCTGCATGGCCAGAAATAACTCCATCTATGTGGTTGCAAATATCGGGGACAAGAAGCCGTGTGACTCCAgtgatcccagctgccccagggatgGTCGGTACCACTACAACACAGATGTTGTCTTTGATGCACAGGGCAAACTTGTGGCTCGCTACCACAAG TATAATCTCTTTCTAGGAGAAAATCAGTTTAATTATCCAAAAGAGCCAGAAGCTGTCACCTTTGAGACTCCTTTTGGGAAGTTTGGCATTTTCACTTGCTTTGACATCCTTTTCTATGAGCCTGCTGTGGTCCTGGTGAACAAGATGCAGGTGGACACCGTGCTCTTCCCAACAGCTTGGATGAATGTCCTGCCCTTTCTGACTGCAATTGAGTTTCACTCTGCCTGGGCTATGGGCATGGGTGTCAATGTCTTAGCTGCCAATACTCACAACACCAGCATGGAAATGACAG GGAGTGGAATTTATGCACCAACTGGAGCCAGAACATACTCCTACAACATGAAAACTGAAGAGGGTCACCTCCTCATTGCTGAACTAGATGCACACCCTCGTCTTTCTTCTGCCTCTCCACCTACTGTCAGCTGGAACTCCTATGCTTTGAGTGTTGAAAGATTCTCACATAATGGTCATGAATTCACAGGAATCATCTTTGAAGATCCCTTTACTTTCACAGAGCTCACTAAGCCTGGGGGGAATGTCACTGTCTGCCAAAAAGACCTCTGCTGTCATTTGAGCTACAAGATGGCAGAGAAAAGAGATGAGGAAGTTTATGTGCTGGGTGCTTTTGATGGCCTTCATGTTTTTGAAGGACAGTACTATCTGCAG atCTGCACTCTGCTCAAGTGCCCCAGCACAAACCTGAGCACATGTGGGCAGCCCGTGGAGATGGCTCAGACCAAGTTTGACGTGTTCTCCCTCAGTGGCACGTTTGGCACCAGCCATGTCTTCCCAGAAGTGCTGTACAGCGGGGTGCAGCTGGCCCCTGGGGAGTTTGAG GTGCTGGCTGATGGACGTCTGATAAACCGGAATGCTACATCAAAGCCAGTTTTGAGTGTAACACTCTTTGGGAGGTGGTATGAAAAGGACCCTCCATCCATCAAGCTTCAGCATGATTTCACTGCAGATCCTTCAAGCTTTCATCTGCTCATTTCTGTAACACTAATTAGTCACAAATAA